From a region of the Dictyostelium discoideum AX4 chromosome 2 chromosome, whole genome shotgun sequence genome:
- the fslH gene encoding G-protein-coupled receptor family protein (Similar to GPCR) produces the protein MNLKFYNLIFFISFLICCIHGQRYLPVEGGKCEKYIGDGDSGKRICNGYLANPDSVYVHNKTQQETLKDLRSLINLLELNNPSKECINPSNYKIMCAMMFPECIEINGTNIVKPITLPIYTCNSFCKEALVTCSVPNTIASCDGGTNLPIQLPYTPIEWVKYNLTIYGGVDDYRVNCTDPTLISDSGSSSEIEVGCVEPLIKRPTNDTKGDLEKGYFYVNSQCVINCPVTGMHPKSVWNQIFKINDVLSSISLACTLILLFTFGILNPKLNRFDKKNLFFIAGVFGMSVSGVLIAANGSEKTVCPTPERYAVNTDRVCVASGFLVHFSALFAILWWTIGLADVYYGIKFVGKKIKIKVRYYLLATLTISLAFTLVPLGTGQYQAGLSNVMCFLKDEIYQSMTFFVPLGICLTMGTILMILVMREIYVIVKSNSTSSSFSSSSSKSKSKSKSSDSISYLKLQVKPMLNIILFYFTFLYLFLFVRVINSRYQEYEDSAIPYMLCLAKGGGDSCRLKGPSAGSLGYFAYCLRIYGIYLFIISFLSSRTIKIWKESIILNNAFVTPIIKFIDSSFSNRFSSSKNTSTTQNSTLNNTESDTSKRGNSSAVSINLESRNYNTDDDDL, from the exons atgaatCTGAAATTTTAtaacttaattttttttatttcatttttaatatgttgTATACATGGGCAAAGGTACTTACCTGTTGAAGGAGGAAAATGTGAAAAATATATAGGAGATGGGGATAGTGGAAAAAGGATTTGTAATGGATACTTGGCTAACCCTG attcaGTATATGTACATAATAAAACCCAACAAGAAACACTAAAAGATTTAAGAAGTTTAATTAAtcttttagaattaaataatcctAGTAAAGAATGCATAAATCCAAGTAATTATAAGATTATGTGTGCAATGATGTTTCCAGAGTGTATTGAAATAAATGGAACAAATATAGTGAAACCTATCACATTACCAATTTATACATGTAATAGTTTTTGTAAAGAAGCATTAGTTACATGCTCAGTTCCTAATACAATAGCATCATGTGATGGTGGGACAAATCTACCAATTCAACTTCCATATACACCAATTGAATGGGTTAAATATAATCTAACTATTTATGGAGGCGTTGATGATTATAGAGTAAATTGCACAGATCCAACACTAATAAGCGacagtggtagtagtagtgaaATAGAAGTTGGTTGTGTTGAACCCTTAATTAAAAGACCGACCAACGATACCAAAGGTGATTTGGAGAAAGGCTATTTCTATGTTAATAGTCAATGTGTAATAAATTGTCCAGTAACGGGAATGCATCCAAAATCAGTTTGGAATCAAATTTTCAAGATTAATGATGTATTATCGAGTATATCATTAGCATGTACATTGAttctattatttacatttggaatattaaatccaaaattaaatagatttgataaaaagaatttatttttcattgcCGGTGTATTTGGAATGTCAGTTTCAGGTGTATTAATAGCAGCCAATGGTTCAGAGAAAACTGTATGTCCAACACCTGAAAGATATGCTGTTAATACCGATAGAGTATGTGTTGCATCTGGATTTTTAGTACATTTCTCCGCTTTATTTGCAATTCTATGGTGGACTATTGGTTTAGCAGATGTTTATTATGGAATTAAATTTGTTggaaaaaagattaaaattaaGGTTCGTTACTATCTTTTGGCAACATTAACTATATCATTGGCATTTACATTGGTTCCATTAGGTACTGGCCAATATCAAGCTGGTCTTTCAAATGTTATGTGTTTCCTAAAGGATGAAATTTATCAATCAATGACATTTTTTGTACCACTTGGTATTTGTTTAACCATGGGTAcaatattaatgatattaGTAATGAGAGAGATTTATGTAAttgtaaaatcaaattcaacttCTTCCTCCTTttcctcctcctcctccAAATCCAAATCCAAATCCAAATCTTCAGATTCAATATCATATCTTAAACTTCAAGTTAAACCAAtgttaaatattatattattttattttacatttctttatcttttccTATTTGTTCGTGTTATCAATAGTAGATATCAAGAATATGAAGATTCAGCAATTCCCTATATGCTTTGTTTAGCAAAAGGCGGTGGTGACTCTTGTCGATTAAAAGGTCCATCTGCTGGTTCATTAGGTTATTTCGCATATTGTTTACGTATCTATGGTATTTATCTTTTCATAATTTCTTTCTTATCATCTCGTACCATAAAGATTTGGAAAGaatcaatcattttaaataatgctTTTGTTACTccaatcattaaattcattgattCTTCCTTCAGTAATAGATTCTCATCAAGTAAAAATACCTCTACTACTCAAAAttcaactttaaataatactGAAAGTGATACAAGTAAACGTGGTAATTCTTCTGCTGTTTCCATAAATTTAGAATCTAGAAATTATAatactgatgatgatgatctttaa
- the prpf38a gene encoding pre-mRNA processing factor 38: MSEDINNNIDSEDESENDNDSEVSENDTDQSDISSSNINNEKRKLKIKSIHGVNPRNLIEKITRIKIQSHPYWKEKCIGLNEESLVDRAMALESYGGCFGGNKQPTHFLCLLLKMLQIQPEMDIIKEFIENEDFKYVRILGAIYLRLVGKPVDIYNQLDPLYKDFRALRRKTDMGSTKVFVDQFIEELLTTNYSCDIALPHIPSRANLIQQSLLKERESPLLALGLLDLKQIEKEEYDKILKLKSKSTTTSSSSSSITTTTTTTTIENENENEKHKEKHKEKHKENENENENKRYKEKDNKDGEKERYIDRDKYRDRDRDSYRDRDNYKYDDNDRDRSTKYHKDSNRDRDRDRYRDIDREPKRDEYYRMDRDDRYRDSDSYRDRDRYRNRDRERDREREGERDRNYRDEYDRYKSKDRYDNEDDFNNRNKSIRDRNGYKRDYSDISSQNDKKLSSPSTSDNEEGSISTSVKKKKDISKYEKQQTTTANDNNVPNEKTEIEQMNELRAKLGLKPLK, translated from the exons ATGAGTGAggatatcaataataatatagatagTGAAGATGAaagtgaaaatgataatgattcagAGGTATCAGAGAATGATACAGACCAAAGTGACATATCATCATCTAATATAAAcaatgaaaaaagaaaattaaaaataaaatcaattcatGGTGTTAATCCaagaaatttaattgaaaaaattacacgtataaaaattcaaagtCATCCTTATTGGAAAGAAAAATGTATTGGTTTAAATG aggaaaGTTTAGTAGATAGAGCTATGGCATTAGAATCATATGGTGGTTGTTTTGGAGGTAACAAACAACCAACAcattttttatgtttattattaaagatgTTACAAATTCAACCAGAGATGGATATAATTAAAGAGTTTATAGAGAAtgaagattttaaatatGTTAGAATTTTAGGGGCAATCTATTTAAGATTGGTTGGCAAACCAGTGGATATCTATAATCAATTGGATCCATTATATAAAGATTTTAGAGCATTAAGAAGAAAAACTGATATGGGTTCAACAAAGGTTTTCGTCGATCAATTCATTGAGGAGTTACTTACTACTAATTACTCTTGTGATATTGCATTACCTCATATACCTTCAAGagcaaatttaattcaacaatCTTTACTCAAAGAAAGAGAATCACCTCTATTGGCTTTGGGtttattagatttaaaacaaattgaaaaggAGGAatatgataaaattttaaaattaaaatcaaaatcgacaacaacatcatcgtcatcatcatccatcaccaccaccaccaccaccaccaccattgaaaatgaaaatgaaaatgaaaaacataaagaaaaacataaagaaaaacataaagaaaatgaaaacgaaaatgaaaataaaagatataaagaaaaagataataaagatgGGGAAAAGGAAAGATACATAGATAGAGATAAGTACagagatagagatagagatagTTACAGAGATAGAGATAATTACAAATATGATGACAATGATAGAGATAGATCCACAAAATATCATAAAGACTCCAATCGAGATAGGGATAGAGATAGATATAGAGACATAGATAGAGAACCTAAAAGGGATGAATACTACAGAATGGATAGAGATGACCGATATAGAGATAGCGATAGCTATAGGGATAGGGATAGGTATAGAAACAGGGATAGAGAAAGAGATAGGGAAAGAGAAGGTGAAAGAGATAGAAATTATAGAGATGAATATGATAGATATAAAAGTAAAGATAGatatgataatgaagatgatttcaacaatagaaataaatcaattaggGATAGAAATGGATATAAAAGAGATTATAGTGATATTTCTTctcaaaatgataaaaaactATCGTCACCATCAACATCAGACAATGAAGAAGGATCAATTTCAACAAgtgtaaaaaagaaaaaagatatCTCAAAGtatgaaaaacaacaaacTACAACAgccaatgataataatgtaCCCAATGAAAAAACAGAAATTGAACAAATGAATGAATTAAGAGCAAAATTAGGTTTAAAACcattgaaataa
- a CDS encoding hypothetical protein (pleckstrin homology (PH) domain-containing protein), producing MSEPELKVSVSQLAPSDREGWLTKQGGSIRTWRRRWFVLKGKKLFYFKSKGDIEATGLIELEQNSFVKEEKDKDKKKKYMFTVGTSKRVFYIFAETETDMKQWMESIKRNLDGEGGMKSGGNDIVSSPKINSEPTPKVNQNGSAPEKSSLSSPRSKISNAKSIIPFLREEESKVLEFWQIWSESIPPQSDLQSGTAIEFHVATSIDMQKLTWRTAGPQNIFIQKMVDFFWNVGAPESEIDRLNDVGAIINPVKIGSWIDMSDKGGMDGGWYFPVDIPLKLAIEASDAGEPTRKLSEWAESNEVVNCYSIGRDMGAAPPRQTETRFKLPGPDFIAQLNLAVDAFKTFEFPPIPSNALEILYQSSNTLEAGGLCLSVITSSEGFVRLGLLIPKPTRDVVGQLCEIGQANRERISKFETALGGCGPAFVEFQYLQKGFGYTVYKEGFDIVFHYMVGEDQSE from the exons atgtcagaACCAGAATTAAAG gTTTCAGTATCACAATTAGCACCAAGTGACAGAGAAGGTTGGTTAACAAAACAAGGTGGTTCAATTAGAACATGGAGAAGAAGATGGTTCGTtttaaaaggaaaaaaattgttttatttcaaGAGTAAAggt GATATTGAAGCAACAggtttaattgaattagaacaaaattcatttgtaaaggaagaaaaagataaagataagaaaaagaaatacaTGTTCACAGTTGGAACATCAAAGAGAGTATTTTACATATTTGCAGAGACTGAAACTGATATGAAACAATGGATGGAGTCAATTAAACGTAATTTAGATGGCGAAGGTGGCATGAAGAGTGGAGGTAACGATATTGTTTCTTCACCAAAAATCAACAGCGAACCAACACCAAAAGTAAACCAAAATGGATCAGCACCTgaaaaatcatcattatcatcaccaagATCAAAGATATCAAATGCCAAATCAATCATTCCATTCTTAAGAGAA gaGGAGAGTAAAGTACTTGAATTTTGGCAAATTTGGTCAGAATCAATTCCACCACAATCAGATTTACAAAGTGGAACAGCTATTGAATTCCATGTAGCAACATCAATAGATATGCAAAAGTTAACATGGAGAACTGCAGGTCcacaaaatattttcattcaaAAGATGGTAGATTTCTTCTGGAATGTAGGTGCGCCAGAAAGTGAAATCGATAGATTAAATGATGTAGGTGCAATCATTAACCCTGTAAAGATTGGTTCTTGGATTGATATGTCTGATAAAGGTGGTATGGATGGTGGTTGGTATTTCCCTGTTGATATTCCATTAAAATTAGCTATTGAAGCTTCTGATGCTGGCGAACCAACTCGTAAA ttATCAGAATGGGCAGAATCAAATGAAGTTGTAAATTGTTATTCAATTGGTCGTGATATg ggTGCTGCACCACCAAGACAAACTGAAACTAGATTTAAATTACCAGGTCCAGATTTTATAGCACAATTAAATTTGGCAGTTGATGCATTCAAAACCTTTGAATTCCCACCAATTCCATCAAATGCATTGGAAATTTTATATCAAAGTTCAAATACTTTAGAGGCTGGTGGTTTATGTCTCAGTGTAATTACATCAAGTGAAGGTTTCGTTAGATTAGGTCTTTTAATTCCAAAACCAACTCGTGATGTTGTTGGTCAACTTTGTGAAATTGGTCAAGCTAACAGAGAAAGAATCTCCAAATTTGAAACAGCATTGGGTGGTTGTGGTCCAGCATTTGTTGAATTccaatatttacaaaaaggTTTTGGTTATACAGTCTATAAGGAAGGTTTCGATATTGTTTTCCATTATATGGTTGGTGAGGATCAATCCGAATAA
- the ctnA gene encoding component of the counting factor complex (Similar to CF) — MNKLFSLILALFLVNSAVVSSLDSCSICVDFVGNSLNDLLNIILNSGVIGTCGDLCSAVPGGQIVDTVCDLLCDYVGVDEFIKLISDVDPDPIYICEKISVCKTNDNAAASLDLVQINPQNGTVGGTFTLSIAYTVTNTIATGQLAFNIIDPTGNAFGDAVLLVQQSPEQYTQQFQFQATPSEQESFPNGLYTVQALVCEGSCGSPHPNTYTLANGTTTFTISGADSSSMSGAGSFSGSSQSTQTGAASGSGSGFALF; from the exons atgaataaattattttcattaattttagcTTTATTCCTTGTCAACTCCGCTGTTGTCTCTTCACTCGACTCATGTAGTATTtgtgttgattttgttggtaACTCACTCAAtgatcttttaaatattatccTTA acTCTGGTGTTATTGGTACCTGTGGTGATCTTTGCTCAGCTGTTCCAGGTGGTCAAATTGTTGATACCGTTTGCGACTTATTATGCGATTATGTTGGCGttgatgaatttattaaactCATTTCAGATGTTGACCCAGATCCAATTTACATTTGTGAAAAGATCAGTGTTTGCAAAACCAACGATAACGCAGCTGCTTCATTAGATTTAGTTCAAATTAACCCACAAAACGGTACTGTCGGTGGAACATTCACCCTCTCAATTGCTTACACTGTTACCAACACCATCGCCACTGGTCAATTAGCTTTCAATATCATCGATCCAACCGGTAATGCTTTTGGTGATGCCGTTTTATTAGTTCAACAATCACCAGAACAATACACCCAACAATTCCAATTCCAAGCTACCCCATCAGAACAAGAATCATTCCCAAATGGTTTATACACTGTCCAAGCTCTCGTTTGTGAAGGTTCATGTGGTTCACCACATCCAAACACTTACACTCTTGCCAACGGTACCACCACTTTCACCATCTCTGGTGCTGATTCTTCATCAATGTCTGGTGCTGGTTCTTTCTCTGGTTCTTCCCAATCAACCCAAACTGGTGCCGCCTCTGGTTCAGGTTCAGGTTTTgctttattttaa